The proteins below are encoded in one region of Arenibacter algicola:
- a CDS encoding sulfatase-like hydrolase/transferase — MKIRIIVFALLYVCAFPLNAQKTTEPQQTNKPNIIFILTDDQRFDALGYAGNKLISTPEMDKLAQEGTYFKNAIVTTPICAASRASILTGLYERTHSYNFQTGNIRDSYMADSYPTILKNNGYHTGFFGKYGVRYDELDQQFDVYESYDRNGAYPDRRGYYYKTLGKDTVHLTRYTGQQAIDYIADAKTDKPFCLSLSFSAPHAHDNAVDQYFWQAESDALLQNMEMPGPELGEDKYFEAQPKFVRDGFNRLRWTWRYDTPEKYQHSVKGYYRMISGIDREIAKIREELRKKGLDKNTVIIVMGDNGYFLGERQLAGKWLLYDNSIRVPLIVFDPRLKKQKDNDALALNIDVPSTILDLAGLEQPKGWQGKSLMPIINNPKTDFERDTILIEHLWEFENIPPSEGVRTKDWKYFRYVNDQSFEELYNLKDDPKEINNLAKDSKYADKLESFRNKTNSLLLELSDDYSKGPSNLIVEWIRNTAGVTIIDPKPEYGWVVPDGAVTQSAYQLLVASTKEKIDNNIGDIWNSGQIKSNASTEIEHGGTQLKSGETYYWKVRIWDQDNRLSRYSKTQTFTMGSPKATITTPNGFQIDKIKPVLFEKRGDTYFVDFGKAAFATIDFTYMAKTAHTLTFRIGEQLEGENINRKPFEKSHIRYQEIKVPVTPKQTQYQLQIKPDKRNTLPGKALALPEGFPVLMPFRYAEVAGAHEPFTAENFTQLAHHSYWEDDSSSFSSSDDILNQVWDLCKYSIKATTFNGLYVDGDRERIPYEADAYLNQLSHYTTDREYAIARQTIEYFMEHPTWPTEWQQHVALMFYADYMYTGNTELIQKYYDQLKYKTLYELANEDGLITSTKMTPELMAKLGFPKTMKETFRDIVDWPSAGWGGDPNNKGERDGYVFKDYNTVVNAFYYQNMIIMSEFAEVLGKTQEALDFKLRALKAKKAFNEKMFDAKRGVYIDGIGTDHASLHANMMPLAFNMVPKEHIGSVVEFVKSRGMACSVYGSQYLMDGLYNAGAEDYALDLLTDTSDRSWYNMIRIGSTITLEAWDLKYKNNLDWNHAWGAVPANAIPRGLWGIQPKTPGFGIASIKPQMGDLKNSSIEVPTIKGTIKANYIYANPRLQIYTIEIPANMVAEFEMVPGAGKELMHNGKKVASAFGSVRLEPGKHEIRLMINSF, encoded by the coding sequence ATGAAAATAAGAATTATTGTTTTTGCACTCCTTTACGTTTGCGCTTTTCCACTAAACGCACAAAAAACAACAGAACCACAGCAAACCAACAAACCCAATATCATCTTTATTTTAACGGATGACCAACGTTTTGATGCCCTGGGCTATGCAGGCAACAAACTCATTTCTACTCCGGAAATGGATAAATTGGCCCAAGAAGGCACGTATTTCAAGAATGCCATTGTAACCACACCTATCTGTGCGGCCAGTAGGGCAAGCATACTGACCGGGCTTTACGAGCGCACCCACAGTTACAATTTTCAAACTGGAAATATTAGGGATAGCTATATGGCCGACTCCTATCCCACCATACTAAAGAACAATGGATACCACACTGGTTTTTTTGGAAAATATGGGGTACGATATGATGAGTTGGACCAACAATTCGATGTTTACGAATCCTATGACCGGAATGGTGCCTATCCTGATCGAAGAGGATATTATTATAAGACCTTGGGCAAAGATACGGTACACCTTACACGATATACGGGTCAACAGGCTATAGATTATATTGCCGACGCCAAAACCGATAAACCATTTTGCCTTTCGTTGAGCTTTAGTGCACCCCATGCCCATGACAATGCCGTAGATCAATATTTCTGGCAAGCTGAATCCGATGCGTTGCTTCAGAACATGGAAATGCCCGGTCCGGAACTAGGGGAAGACAAATACTTTGAGGCCCAGCCAAAATTTGTACGTGATGGCTTTAACCGTTTACGCTGGACTTGGCGGTACGACACTCCCGAAAAATACCAACATAGCGTAAAGGGGTATTACAGGATGATTTCGGGCATAGATAGAGAAATTGCCAAGATAAGGGAGGAGCTAAGAAAAAAAGGGCTCGATAAGAACACCGTAATCATTGTGATGGGCGATAATGGCTACTTCTTGGGAGAACGCCAGCTTGCCGGAAAATGGTTGCTGTATGATAATTCCATAAGGGTGCCTTTAATTGTGTTCGACCCGCGTTTAAAAAAACAGAAGGACAACGATGCCCTAGCATTGAATATTGATGTTCCGTCCACCATTTTAGATTTGGCAGGATTGGAACAACCCAAGGGATGGCAAGGCAAAAGCCTAATGCCCATCATTAATAATCCCAAAACCGATTTTGAACGGGATACCATTTTGATAGAACATCTTTGGGAATTTGAGAATATACCACCTAGTGAAGGGGTACGTACCAAAGATTGGAAATACTTCCGTTATGTAAATGACCAGTCCTTTGAGGAACTTTATAATTTAAAAGATGATCCAAAAGAGATCAATAACCTTGCGAAAGATTCAAAATATGCCGATAAACTTGAATCCTTTCGAAATAAAACCAACAGCCTGTTACTTGAACTTTCGGACGATTATTCCAAAGGTCCTTCCAACCTAATTGTTGAATGGATTAGAAACACGGCCGGGGTAACCATTATTGATCCCAAGCCGGAATACGGTTGGGTGGTACCTGATGGCGCTGTTACGCAATCTGCCTATCAATTACTGGTAGCTTCCACTAAGGAAAAGATAGATAACAACATAGGGGATATTTGGAACAGTGGGCAAATAAAATCCAATGCCTCAACAGAAATAGAACACGGAGGAACCCAACTAAAAAGTGGGGAGACCTATTACTGGAAAGTACGTATTTGGGACCAAGACAATCGACTATCAAGATATTCCAAAACCCAAACTTTTACGATGGGCAGTCCAAAAGCAACCATTACAACACCGAACGGATTTCAAATAGATAAAATAAAACCGGTCCTATTCGAAAAAAGAGGTGACACCTATTTTGTGGATTTTGGTAAGGCGGCCTTCGCTACCATCGATTTCACTTATATGGCCAAAACCGCCCACACCCTTACTTTTCGAATTGGGGAACAGTTGGAAGGAGAAAATATCAATAGGAAACCCTTTGAAAAGAGCCATATCAGGTATCAAGAAATTAAAGTACCGGTGACGCCCAAACAGACCCAATATCAACTTCAAATAAAACCGGACAAGAGAAACACCCTGCCAGGCAAAGCACTTGCTCTGCCCGAAGGCTTCCCGGTCTTAATGCCTTTCCGATACGCAGAGGTGGCAGGGGCGCATGAACCTTTTACCGCTGAAAATTTTACACAACTTGCCCATCATAGTTATTGGGAGGATGATTCCAGCAGTTTTAGCAGTTCCGATGATATTTTGAATCAGGTTTGGGACCTTTGTAAGTACTCCATCAAGGCCACTACTTTTAACGGACTCTACGTAGATGGGGACCGGGAACGAATTCCCTATGAGGCCGACGCCTATTTGAACCAATTGAGCCATTATACTACCGATCGCGAATATGCCATTGCCAGACAAACCATAGAGTATTTTATGGAGCATCCCACTTGGCCTACCGAGTGGCAACAGCACGTAGCACTTATGTTTTATGCGGATTATATGTACACGGGCAATACAGAACTTATACAGAAATACTACGATCAGTTAAAATATAAAACCCTTTATGAACTCGCCAATGAAGATGGATTGATAACCTCTACCAAGATGACTCCGGAATTAATGGCCAAGCTTGGGTTCCCTAAAACCATGAAGGAAACTTTTAGGGATATAGTGGATTGGCCCTCTGCAGGCTGGGGTGGCGATCCCAACAATAAAGGTGAACGTGACGGTTATGTTTTTAAGGATTACAATACCGTAGTGAACGCATTTTATTACCAGAACATGATAATCATGTCCGAATTTGCCGAAGTACTTGGTAAAACCCAAGAAGCTTTGGATTTTAAATTAAGGGCATTGAAAGCGAAGAAAGCCTTCAATGAAAAAATGTTCGATGCCAAGAGAGGAGTTTATATAGATGGAATCGGTACAGACCACGCCTCCTTACATGCCAACATGATGCCGCTGGCATTCAATATGGTGCCGAAAGAACATATAGGCTCGGTAGTTGAATTTGTAAAATCGAGGGGAATGGCCTGTAGCGTATATGGCTCACAATATTTAATGGATGGTCTGTACAATGCAGGCGCGGAAGATTATGCGCTGGATCTTTTGACCGATACCAGCGACAGAAGTTGGTACAATATGATCCGTATAGGCTCTACCATAACCTTGGAAGCCTGGGATTTAAAGTATAAAAACAATTTGGATTGGAACCACGCTTGGGGGGCTGTTCCGGCCAATGCCATTCCTCGTGGACTATGGGGAATTCAGCCCAAAACCCCAGGCTTTGGCATTGCCTCCATTAAACCACAGATGGGCGATTTAAAAAATAGCAGTATAGAGGTCCCCACCATTAAAGGAACCATTAAAGCAAACTATATCTACGCAAATCCTAGATTGCAGATATATACCATTGAAATCCCTGCCAATATGGTTGCCGAATTTGAAATGGTTCCCGGAGCAGGAAAAGAACTAATGCACAATGGCAAGAAAGTGGCATCGGCCTTTGGTTCGGTAAGATTGGAGCCTGGGAAGCATGAGATAAGACTAATGATAAATTCCTTTTGA
- a CDS encoding 3-keto-disaccharide hydrolase, which yields MNLKRIFKPHILVLLAIVGLQSCKEKKENAPQQEVAVATTEQDGFVQIFDGKTLDNWVGDPNYWRVENGNLVGEVTPTTLLKNNTFIIWQGGQPADFELKLEFRIAEAGNSGINYRSEKVDTIPFALRGYQADIDGKIRYTGQNYEEKKRTTLAYRGEKARITSQENPDAPGSLRANVAKNAWQSREILESLGDSDELKTKIKSEDWNEAHLVIKGNKLQHYINGVLMSEVIDDDTVNRTSSGHLGVQVHVGPPMKVEYRNIRLKNL from the coding sequence ATGAATTTAAAAAGAATTTTTAAGCCTCATATATTAGTACTACTTGCAATTGTTGGCCTACAATCCTGTAAGGAGAAAAAAGAAAACGCACCGCAACAGGAAGTGGCTGTGGCCACTACGGAGCAAGACGGATTTGTACAGATCTTTGATGGCAAGACACTTGATAACTGGGTAGGAGATCCCAACTATTGGAGGGTAGAAAACGGTAATCTTGTGGGAGAAGTAACTCCAACGACCTTACTAAAGAACAACACCTTTATTATTTGGCAAGGCGGACAACCCGCAGATTTTGAACTGAAGCTAGAATTCCGCATAGCGGAAGCAGGGAACAGCGGTATAAACTACCGCAGCGAAAAAGTGGATACCATTCCTTTTGCATTAAGAGGTTATCAGGCCGATATAGATGGAAAAATAAGGTATACCGGGCAGAACTATGAAGAGAAAAAGCGTACTACTTTGGCCTATAGAGGTGAAAAGGCCAGAATAACGTCTCAGGAAAACCCGGATGCACCCGGGTCCTTGCGGGCCAATGTGGCAAAGAATGCCTGGCAGAGCAGGGAGATTTTGGAATCACTTGGAGATTCGGACGAGCTAAAGACTAAGATCAAAAGTGAAGATTGGAACGAAGCCCACCTTGTTATTAAAGGCAACAAATTACAGCACTACATCAACGGCGTTCTAATGAGTGAGGTAATAGACGATGATACCGTAAATAGGACGTCCTCAGGGCATTTGGGAGTGCAGGTGCATGTAGGTCCACCTATGAAGGTAGAATATAGAAATATAAGACTGAAGAATTTATAG
- a CDS encoding FG-GAP repeat domain-containing protein encodes MAISIALTSPYRLKRPAPFKLNAMNLNGAAFFINAVFLLTAAFLFAQPKPLKFTKQQIASETYETVGVFDVDNDGKLDLVSGAYWYKGPDFQARHYIGSAKRYGEYYDDFSTIPLDVNGDGLLDFITGGWFGKQLVWKQNPGDGGEWQEHLIAEAGNIESTRSWDLDGDGIIEIIPNTPNDSLVVYRLQLDGNKKGAGMFSKHSIFGPHGHGLGFGDINGDGFTDIIVSKGWLQAPEDTYKGEWRMHHEFDLGTASVPIIVADVNKDGLSDLIVGQGHDYGLSWYKQKAATKKQKTQWTKHPIDPYNSQYHSMEWTDIDLDGENELITGKRYRAHNGKDPGGSDELGLYYFKWNGENFSKQVIDYGPYGRGKGTGVYFSVSDVDNNGMKDIIVAGKDGLNIYYNEPIKQ; translated from the coding sequence ATGGCTATTTCAATTGCATTGACCAGTCCTTACAGGTTAAAAAGACCTGCACCGTTTAAGTTAAACGCTATGAACTTAAACGGTGCAGCGTTTTTTATAAACGCGGTCTTTTTACTAACTGCTGCTTTCCTATTTGCACAACCGAAACCCTTAAAGTTTACCAAACAACAGATTGCTTCCGAAACTTATGAAACCGTAGGAGTGTTCGATGTGGACAACGACGGTAAACTAGACCTAGTCTCAGGAGCCTATTGGTATAAGGGGCCTGATTTTCAAGCCCGTCACTATATAGGTTCGGCAAAACGTTATGGCGAATATTATGATGATTTTTCCACTATTCCATTGGATGTGAATGGGGATGGCCTATTGGACTTCATTACCGGTGGCTGGTTCGGGAAACAATTGGTTTGGAAACAAAATCCTGGTGATGGCGGTGAATGGCAGGAACATTTGATAGCTGAAGCGGGCAATATTGAAAGTACACGTTCCTGGGATCTGGACGGAGACGGCATCATAGAAATTATTCCCAATACTCCCAACGACTCTTTGGTGGTTTATAGATTGCAATTGGATGGCAATAAAAAAGGTGCAGGAATGTTCAGCAAACACTCCATTTTTGGTCCGCATGGACATGGCCTTGGATTTGGCGATATAAACGGCGACGGATTCACTGATATTATTGTATCAAAAGGTTGGTTGCAAGCACCGGAGGATACCTATAAAGGGGAATGGAGAATGCATCATGAATTTGACTTGGGCACTGCAAGTGTTCCCATAATAGTTGCCGATGTGAACAAGGATGGGCTTTCGGACCTTATTGTTGGCCAAGGACATGATTACGGCCTCTCTTGGTACAAACAAAAAGCTGCTACCAAGAAACAAAAAACCCAATGGACAAAACACCCCATAGACCCCTACAATTCGCAGTACCACAGTATGGAATGGACAGATATTGATCTAGATGGGGAAAATGAACTGATAACAGGGAAGCGTTACCGTGCCCATAATGGAAAAGACCCCGGTGGTTCCGATGAACTTGGTCTTTATTATTTCAAGTGGAACGGGGAGAATTTTAGTAAACAAGTTATTGATTACGGACCCTATGGTCGTGGAAAGGGAACCGGAGTCTACTTTAGTGTATCCGATGTGGACAATAACGGAATGAAAGATATAATCGTGGCCGGCAAGGACGGCCTTAACATTTATTACAACGAACCAATAAAACAATAA
- a CDS encoding c-type cytochrome — translation MTRIIAVLIFSMLLSVSCEDSKKMETASGQELPPKLAKLKLQPGFEAEHLYSPADNDQGSWVAMAFDNKDRLITADQYGALYRLELPAIGSDVLTPKIEKLRIQTGEAVADSIIQMGYAQGLLYAFNSLYVMVNHRGDDEFEKGSGLYRLQDTDNDDQYDKITQLKALNGAGEHGPHSIVPSPDGKSLYVIAGNHTDLPEMDDYRLPNVWQDDNLFPQVKDPRGHANDRGAPGGWIAKIDPEGKHWELISAGFRNPFDLDFNDEGDMFVYDSDMEWDLGMPWYRPTRICHVTSGSEFGWRTGNGKWSPAYPDNLPAIVNIGQGSPTNVVYGRGAKFPEKYQKSIYAFDWSFGIIYAIHLKANGSSYDGEREEFLSGIPLPLTDGVIGPDGAMYFMTGGRRLDSDLYRVHYTGTEDVAAANKASELTEGNKIRRQLEEYHTGPKSGAVEFAWPYLNNADRFIQYAARIAVEHQPVKEWQGKVLSEKDPATLAQGIIALARHGSKSQQDQMLNALLGVDYSTLTSQQQVAHLRAFELTLSRFGLPGASVKNKVIDYLSPQYPATTDVLNQMLSKTLAYLDDPTVATKTLALLESNTGENVDVMANTATEASDLILRNPQYGMDIALTLKNMPPAQHTYYGMVLEDVDKGWTPELREKYFKWFNKAFSFKAGRSYIGFIDKARQKALTHVPKDQFDFYDKMSGADLLSSSGNDLAVSTVQPKGPRHNWKVEDIEPLVAEGLNGRDFEYGKSMFAATTCITCHSMLGEGENIGPDLTQLGTRFSPQDILKAIIEPNDVISDQYNTTVYTLKDGKSIVGRLMNETEQNYIVSQNPYAPDQTREIPKDQVVDTKLSTVSWMPPGTINRLNAEEVKDLLAYLVAGGNPDNPIYTETGANQ, via the coding sequence ATGACCAGAATAATTGCCGTACTTATTTTTTCAATGCTTTTGTCCGTTTCTTGCGAGGATTCCAAGAAAATGGAAACTGCAAGTGGCCAGGAGCTTCCTCCAAAATTGGCGAAGCTAAAATTACAGCCCGGCTTTGAAGCGGAACACCTTTATAGTCCCGCTGATAATGATCAGGGCTCATGGGTAGCCATGGCCTTCGACAACAAGGATCGACTCATCACTGCCGATCAATACGGTGCGTTATATCGCCTGGAGCTCCCTGCCATCGGATCTGATGTGCTAACTCCCAAGATTGAAAAACTTAGGATACAAACCGGGGAGGCCGTGGCCGATTCGATAATCCAAATGGGCTATGCCCAAGGACTGCTCTACGCTTTTAACAGCCTGTATGTTATGGTAAATCATCGTGGTGATGATGAATTCGAGAAAGGCAGTGGACTATATCGTTTGCAGGATACGGACAACGATGACCAATATGACAAGATCACCCAGTTAAAGGCATTGAACGGAGCAGGCGAGCACGGTCCGCACAGTATTGTCCCTAGTCCGGACGGAAAATCCCTGTACGTTATTGCCGGAAACCATACCGATCTTCCGGAAATGGATGACTATCGACTGCCCAATGTTTGGCAGGATGACAACCTCTTCCCCCAAGTTAAGGATCCCCGCGGCCATGCCAATGACCGCGGTGCCCCAGGGGGATGGATAGCTAAAATAGACCCGGAAGGGAAACACTGGGAGTTGATCAGTGCCGGTTTCAGGAATCCTTTTGACCTTGACTTTAACGATGAAGGGGACATGTTCGTATACGATTCGGACATGGAATGGGATCTTGGCATGCCATGGTACCGTCCTACCCGTATCTGCCATGTTACCAGTGGTAGCGAATTTGGTTGGAGAACGGGGAATGGAAAATGGTCCCCGGCGTATCCGGACAACCTTCCTGCTATTGTAAATATTGGACAGGGATCTCCCACCAATGTGGTTTACGGAAGAGGGGCGAAATTTCCTGAAAAATATCAAAAGAGCATTTATGCCTTCGACTGGAGTTTTGGTATCATTTACGCCATTCACCTTAAGGCCAATGGATCCTCCTATGACGGAGAGAGGGAGGAATTTTTATCAGGGATACCGCTTCCTTTAACGGATGGCGTGATAGGACCTGATGGTGCCATGTATTTCATGACCGGAGGGCGTAGATTGGATTCCGATCTTTACAGGGTACACTATACAGGAACCGAGGACGTAGCGGCTGCAAACAAGGCATCCGAACTTACCGAGGGGAATAAAATAAGAAGACAGTTGGAAGAATATCATACAGGTCCAAAGAGTGGTGCGGTAGAATTTGCATGGCCGTATCTAAACAATGCGGACAGATTTATCCAATATGCGGCACGTATTGCTGTGGAGCACCAACCAGTTAAGGAATGGCAGGGCAAGGTGCTTTCCGAAAAGGACCCGGCTACCTTGGCTCAGGGAATTATAGCCTTGGCCAGACATGGCAGCAAATCCCAGCAAGACCAGATGCTGAATGCCCTTTTGGGGGTAGATTACTCCACGCTTACATCCCAACAGCAAGTGGCCCATTTACGGGCTTTCGAGCTTACTTTGTCCCGCTTTGGTCTTCCAGGTGCATCCGTTAAGAACAAGGTCATTGATTATCTTTCGCCGCAATATCCGGCGACTACAGATGTCTTGAACCAAATGCTTAGCAAAACGCTCGCCTATTTGGACGACCCCACAGTAGCCACCAAAACATTGGCACTGTTGGAATCGAATACAGGGGAGAATGTAGATGTAATGGCCAATACGGCTACGGAGGCTTCGGACCTTATTTTGAGAAATCCTCAATATGGAATGGATATAGCCCTGACCCTGAAAAACATGCCTCCTGCCCAGCACACTTATTATGGAATGGTGTTGGAGGATGTCGACAAGGGATGGACCCCAGAACTTCGTGAAAAGTATTTTAAGTGGTTCAACAAGGCCTTTTCATTTAAGGCGGGAAGAAGCTATATCGGTTTCATAGACAAGGCCAGACAAAAGGCATTGACACATGTACCTAAGGATCAGTTCGATTTTTACGATAAGATGTCGGGCGCGGATCTGTTGTCCAGTTCCGGTAATGATTTAGCGGTGTCTACAGTTCAGCCCAAGGGCCCACGCCACAATTGGAAAGTGGAAGATATTGAACCCTTGGTAGCAGAAGGCCTCAATGGGAGGGATTTTGAATACGGCAAAAGTATGTTCGCGGCTACCACCTGTATCACTTGTCATTCCATGCTAGGAGAAGGAGAGAATATTGGCCCGGACCTAACACAATTGGGGACCCGTTTTTCACCCCAGGATATACTTAAGGCGATTATTGAACCCAACGATGTAATTTCGGATCAATATAATACCACGGTGTACACCCTGAAGGATGGAAAATCGATCGTAGGAAGATTGATGAACGAGACGGAACAAAATTATATTGTCTCGCAAAACCCATATGCTCCCGATCAAACCCGTGAAATACCCAAGGATCAAGTTGTGGACACCAAACTTTCCACAGTATCCTGGATGCCACCAGGAACCATCAATAGACTAAATGCCGAAGAAGTTAAAGACCTTTTGGCCTATTTGGTTGCCGGGGGAAATCCTGATAATCCAATTTATACCGAAACAGGGGCCAACCAGTAG
- a CDS encoding RagB/SusD family nutrient uptake outer membrane protein produces MKKIFYLIAAMLGFLASSCDKELTIFPEDSLSVPTFFKTEEDFTQAINGTYVPLRGINNASKPYLAEMASDNTYYARNTAFGATDNQEDIADHSIPSDGGITANTHVLNVYVSYYQVIARANQILATIDEADIDAAVKANVKGQALFLRAYSYFDLAQFFGSVPLHLEPVVDREGAALPLASEDELYGQIIEDAKAAITLLPLKSQQQAGRATSGAAQTLLGNVYVVRKQWGEAETVLQQVVDSEEYMLMPNYEDAFSGNSDNKNNMESVFEIQYREGADGLNGNFLYNFLPRPLTAEEVGLVTGTSNPQPLNGEGNNIPTPDIIEAYEDGDLRKDASIMYITASESFWEDGIYPIIKKYVEPHALNGNHGMNWPVYRYSEVLLLLAESLEEQNKAGAEDYLKEVRDRAGLGDYSGDLGEAIFNERRVELAFENKRWFDLVRTGRAINVITALGNKIKANPIDYYYPVGAEPRGNAFSNISERYALPASESSLNPNF; encoded by the coding sequence ATGAAAAAAATATTCTATTTAATCGCAGCAATGTTAGGTTTTCTGGCAAGTAGTTGTGACAAGGAATTAACGATTTTCCCAGAAGACTCTTTAAGTGTACCCACTTTCTTTAAAACGGAGGAGGATTTTACTCAAGCCATCAATGGGACCTATGTACCCCTGCGCGGCATCAACAATGCATCCAAGCCCTATTTGGCCGAGATGGCCTCGGACAATACCTATTATGCACGTAACACCGCTTTCGGGGCTACGGACAATCAGGAGGATATTGCCGACCACTCCATTCCAAGTGATGGAGGTATTACCGCAAATACCCATGTCTTGAATGTTTATGTTAGTTACTACCAAGTTATTGCCAGGGCCAATCAGATTTTGGCAACCATTGATGAGGCTGACATCGATGCAGCTGTGAAAGCAAATGTAAAAGGACAAGCACTTTTTTTAAGGGCCTATTCCTATTTTGACTTGGCCCAATTCTTTGGCAGTGTACCTTTGCACCTTGAGCCTGTAGTGGACCGCGAGGGAGCAGCTTTACCACTTGCTTCTGAAGATGAGCTTTATGGGCAGATTATAGAAGACGCCAAAGCGGCCATTACATTATTGCCCCTTAAATCGCAACAACAGGCTGGTAGGGCAACCTCCGGTGCCGCTCAAACCCTTTTGGGCAATGTTTATGTAGTACGTAAGCAATGGGGCGAGGCTGAAACCGTGTTACAGCAAGTTGTGGATAGTGAGGAATATATGTTGATGCCCAATTATGAAGATGCCTTTTCTGGGAACAGCGACAACAAGAACAACATGGAGTCGGTCTTTGAAATCCAATATCGGGAAGGCGCAGACGGACTAAATGGTAATTTCTTATACAACTTTCTTCCAAGGCCACTTACTGCCGAAGAAGTTGGTTTAGTAACGGGCACGTCCAATCCCCAGCCACTTAACGGTGAAGGAAACAATATACCCACACCAGATATTATAGAAGCCTATGAAGATGGGGATCTAAGAAAAGATGCTTCAATAATGTACATCACTGCCAGTGAAAGTTTCTGGGAAGATGGTATTTACCCTATCATTAAGAAATATGTGGAGCCACACGCCTTGAATGGTAACCATGGTATGAACTGGCCAGTCTATCGTTATTCGGAAGTATTATTATTATTGGCCGAATCTCTTGAGGAGCAAAATAAGGCAGGTGCCGAAGACTACCTAAAAGAGGTGCGTGACCGCGCCGGGTTGGGGGATTATTCCGGGGATTTGGGAGAAGCTATCTTTAATGAAAGACGGGTAGAACTTGCATTTGAGAACAAAAGATGGTTCGATTTGGTAAGAACCGGTCGCGCTATAAACGTAATAACCGCTCTTGGGAATAAAATAAAGGCCAATCCAATTGACTATTACTACCCAGTGGGTGCTGAACCAAGAGGTAATGCTTTTTCAAATATTTCAGAACGATATGCACTTCCGGCCTCAGAATCGTCGCTAAATCCTAATTTCTAA